The region CGCGCCTTCGCGCCACGCCTGCTGGTACGCGACTTCACCAAGCCGGTCATGAAGCTGGCTCAGGACCTGGGCTTGCATTGATTCGATGTACCGGCTGTGGTGCGGAAGGCTCAACCGGTCCGCAAAAGCCGTCAGCCGCACGGCCAGCGCATCGTCGCCCGTGGCGGCCACAACCATGCCGAAGCCTCGCGCGGCGTTCCTGGCGTGCACCCAGTACCCGCGTCTCAAGGAGAAGTCGAGGCTGGAAAGGTACGATTCGGCAGCGGCCAGCCACCGGCCCAGGTGGTAGTGGGCATGCCCCACCAGGGTATTCCGGGTTTCGGCATCGTGGTGTCCGAGTTTCAGGAGCTGGTCTCTGGCACTGGTGGCGTACCCGAGCGCCTGATCGTACTGACCGAGCTCCAGCAGGGAGAACACCGAGTTGTTCATGGCGTAGGCAGAATTCGTCCGCAACTGGTCCAGACTGGCGGCGTCCTGATTCTCGCTGTGCGCTATCAGCTGAGCACACCGCTCAATGACATCCTGATTCATCCGCAAGGACTCGGCGCTCCGACCCGCCCAGTGTTCCGCGATAGCGAGCGACCGCAGACCGTTGAGTTCCTGGTATATGTCTCCAGCTTCCCGGCTGGCGGCACAAAGTTCACGCGCGCACGCCGCGAGCGCCTCAGGCTGGTGATTGAGGGTGAGCAGGCACTCGACTGCGGTGTGCAGCGCCTGTGGCCGCAGATGTTCCAGCCCGCGGGCAGGAAGCGCCAGGGCGCGCTGGGAAAGGAGGTGGCCGTCGCTGAGCAGGCCGAACGGCACCCAGATCAAGACGATGCCGTGCAGATACCGCAGGGCCACTTCGGCCTGCTGGCGCTCAATTGCCCAGATCAGCCCGGCCCGCATGTTGGCGTAGTCAGGAAGAAGCCGCTCCTGTGCGTCGGCTGGCGTTCTGCCGGACGTGCTGCGCCGCATGATCTCCGTCATGGACAGGTAGTACCGGGCGTGCCGCTCCCTCCAGGTCTCCGCCTGTGGGTGGTCACGCAGTTTTTCCTGGGCAAGCTCACGCAGGGGCTGCAGCATCTTCCACCGCGTCCCGGGGGCGTCAACACGGGACAGGAAGCTCTGTTCGATCAGGGAGCCGACCCGGTCCAGCTCGTTTTCCGCCCCCCAGACGTAAGCAAGTGCGTCTGGCGTGAAGCTCCCCTCGAACACCGAGCAGCACTCGAACAGTTCACGGTCCTCCAGGCTCAGCAGGTCATAGCTCCACTCGACGGCAGCCCGCAGCGACCGCAGGCGCTGCGGGCGGTCATGGAAATCCGCCTTGAGAAAGGCCAGGGGATGCTCCAGCTGCACGAGCAGGTCGGGCAGGGCGTACGTGCGAAGCCGGGACGCGGCCAGCTCAATGGCAAGCGGCACACCCTCAAGGGCATGCACGAGTTGTTTGACGTCCTGTCTGTTCTGGTGGTTCAATTCGAACCCGGGTTGTACCAGGCGGGCACGCTGCTCGAAAAGCTGTGCAGCGGAACTGTCTTCGACGCGTGTCTGAGGATCGGGGAGAGTCAGAGGTCCGAGGGGGTACTCGTGCTCCTCGTGCAGGTGCAGCGCGGTGCGGCTGGTGACGATGATCCGGAGCGTGCTGGTGGCCTCCAGAACCTCGGCGACATGCGCAGCCGCGCCGGTAAGATGCTCGAAGTTGTCGAGGACCAGCAGCAGACGGGTGCCGGAGGTAAATTCGGCGATAGCGCGCAGAGGCGTGTGCTGGCGCTCGGGGTGCGGGAGTTGCGAGGCAATGGTGGCAAGGACCTGCTCAGGACTGTTCAGGGCGCTGAGGTCCACGTGCAGCACGTGATCGTATTGGTGCTGCAGCTGGTGCATGAGGTGAAGGGCGAGCGTGGTTTTGCCGATTCCACCGGGTCCGCGCAGGGTGATGAGGCGCGCACCTTCGTTCAACATCCTGAGGAGGCTCTCTGTGTCGCGTTCCCGACCAAGAATCAAGGACATACCGCCCTCCTGCATGCCGTGCCAGTCTTCAGTGTAGGTGGCGTGGCAGCGTGCGGGGTGATGCTCAGGGCGGGGGCCTGACTGCTGCCAGTGCCCTGCCGTCGTGATGTGGGCGCAGAGACCACTCGCCTGTGGAGAACACACAGCGTTGAACGGATCTCTGCTCTTCTTGCCAGCCTCGGCGCCTACAGGCTTTTAGACCGCTTCCGGCCCTCGGTGGAACGCGGCGGTATGCTGCGCGCATGTCGTACCAGGCGGTCATCGGGCTGGAAGTGCACCTGCAACTCAAGACCCGCACGAAGATATTCAGTTCCTGCCCGGCGGAGTACCACGGCGCCGAGCCCAACACGTTCACAGATCCCCTGACGCTGGGGCTGCCCGGTACCCTGCCGACCCTCAACCGGGAGGCCGTGGAACTGGCCATGATGTTTGGCCTGAGCCTGAACTGCGACGTATCGGGCTTCACGCAGTTTCACCGCAAGAACTACTTTTACCCGGACGCGCCCAAGAACTTTCAGCTCTCCCAGTACGACCGGCCTATCGCCCGCGACGGTTTTCTGGACATCGGTTCCGAGCGCGTGCGGATCAAGCGCGCTCACCTGGAAGACGACGCCGGTAAACTGACGCACCCGACCTATGCGCCCTACAGCCTGCTGGACCTCAACCGGGCCGGGACGCCGCTGATCGAGATGGTCACGGAAGCCGACATCACTGGCGCCGAGCAGGCCCGCGCCTTCCTGGAAACGGTGCAGGCCATCGCGCAGGCTCTGGGGGTCAGCGACGCCACGCCTGAGGAAGGCAAGATGCGCTGTGACGTGAACATCAGCCTGCACAGGGCCGGTGAGCCCTGGGGAACCAAGGTGGAGGTCAAGAACCTCAACTCCTTCCGCAGCGTCGCGCGCGCCATCGAGTACGAGGTCTCCCGGCAGACCCGGGTGCTGGGCGCAGGTGGGCGCATCACCCAGGACACCCTGGGCTGGGACGAGGGCGGGCAGAAGACCTTCGTGATGCGCACCAAGGAGGGCGAGGCCGACTACCGGTACTTTCCCGAGCCGGATCTGCCGCCGCTGGACATCACGCCCGAGTGGATCGAGCGCATCCGGGCCCGTATGCCCGAGCTGCCTGCCCAGAAGCGCGAGCGTTACCTGAGCACTGGCGTGCGTGCCGCTGAGGCCCAGACGCTGAGCCTGAACGTGGCGCTTTCGCGGTTTTATGACGAGGCGCTGCGTGCTGGTCCTGCCGGTCAGCAGCCGGATGCCCAGAAGCTCGCCAACTGGCTGCTGACCGACGTCGCCGGTCACCTTGCTGCGCAGGATCAGAACATCACCCAGTCGGCGCTGAAGGCCTCGCACCTGGCAGCCCTGGTCCGGCTGATCGACGCCGGCACCATCAGCGGGCGTGTGGCCAAGGACCTGCTGCCCGAGGTCATGCAGGGCCAGGACCCGGAAACGCTGGTGCAGGAGCGCGGGCTGAGTGTCGTGACCGATACCGCCGCGATTGACGCGGCCATCGACGCGGCTATGGCGGCGGACCCGGGCACAGTGGACAAGGTCCGCGCGGGCAACACCAAAGCCATGAACGCTCTGTTCGGCCCGGTGATGAAGGCCATGGGCGGTCAGGCCAAACCCGAGGTCGTGCGCGAGCGCCTGACCCGGAAACTGGGCCTGTGAGGGCCAGCCTGCACAGGACTCGGCCTTCCGGTCACGCTGGGGCAGGCCGCAGAGCATGAGCCGCTGGCGCACGCCTGCTCTGGTGGCCCTGTGGACCCAGGTGGTGTCGCTGTTTGCAGTCAGTGCTTACGCCCTGTGGAAAGGAAGCTTTGGCTTCGGCGCGGCGATCAGCGCGGCCGAGGCGTTTCTGGCAGGCCTGGTGATGGTCTGGTGGACCCTGCTGTATGCGCGGCTGACCCAGGCCCAGACCGTGCCTCCGACAGACGGTGTGCTGCGGGCCCTGCAACTGGTCTTTCCAGGGCTGACCGCGCTGCGCGCCGCGCTGTGGCTGATGACCTTGCTGGCGCTGCTGTCGGGTGCCGGTGCGGAAGCCAGCCCCGTCGCCCTGACCGCCCTGGTGACCGTCTGGGGCGGCGCCGTGGTGGCCAGCAACGCGGTTTACGGCGCTCTGGTGCGGCTGGTCACCCAGCCGTCAGATCCCCTGCAGCGTCAGCGGTTGCTCGACTGGCTGAACGTGGCAGCGGCCCTGAGCCTGGGCATGGGGGTACTGAACGTGGTGCCTATTGCCGGCTTCAGCAGCCCGCCGGTGCTTCACACGCAGCTGGTGTACGGGCTTGTTGCTGCTGTAGACGTGCTGGCCACAGTGCTGGCCCGGCAGGCCCTGCGCGCTGCTCCTGTTCCCGCACCTTCTGACCAGGGTACGGCCCCCCGGTAAGACCCCAACGCTGTGCCCTGGACCCTCGCGCGGGCCGCGGGCGCTGAGCGCTATGCTGGCCCCCAGGCATGACCGTTTTTCTTGAACCGATCGTTTCCCGTGCGCGGGTCCAGGCGTGAAGCCGCTGGTGTCTCTGGGTGACCTGGCCTGGGACGTGCTGGCCAAACCCGACTCCATGCTGCTGCCGGGCGGCGACACGACCGGCCGCCTGGAGCTTTCCGGGGGGGGCAGCGCCGCCAATGTGGCGGTCTGGGCCCAGCGCTCCGGATACCCGGCCACCTTTATCGGCAAGATTGGTCAGGACCATTTTGGCGAACTGGCCATGGCCGGGCTGCGTGCTGAAGGTGTCGAGGCTGAAGTCATCGCCAGCCACGAGCACCCCACAGGCGTCATTCTGGCCCTGATCGACCGCCGGGGCCAGCGCGCCATGCTGACCAGTCAGGGTGCGGACTGGGATCTGCTGCCTACCGAACTTCCCGTGGCCACCCTGGAGGGTGCGCGTCACCTGCACCTGACAGCCTGGAGTCTGTTCCGTGATCCGCCGCGCGCAGCAGCGCTGCGCGCAGCCCGGCTGGCCAGGGCTGCGGGCGCGACCCTCAGCCTGGACCCGGGCAGCTTCCAGATGATCCAGCAGATGGGCCGTGAAACCTTCTTAGAGGTGGTTGACGGCGTGCCCTTTGACGTGATTTTCCCTAACGACGACGAGGCGCGCGCCATGAGTGGCGAGCGCGAGCATGGCCGGGCCCTGGACTGGCTGCGCGAGCGGTACCCGGAGGCCCTGGTGGTATTGAAAATGGACGAGGAAGGCGCATTGCTCGAAGGCCCGACAACCCCCCGGACCCACGTGCCGGCCACACCCGATACCGCTGTCGACGCGACCGGAGCCGGAGACGCCTTCGGGGGCGCTTTCCTGGCCAGCTGGCTGCAGCACGGTGATCCGGTGCGGGCCGCGCACCTGGCAGTGCAGGTGGGCGGCTGGGTGGTGGCCCGCTTCGGCGCGCGTCCGGCCACCGACGCGGACCTGCAGGCGCGGCTGCAGGCGGTGCTGGCATGACGCGCATGCATAAGCGTGGGATGCCCCTGTGGGCCAAGCTGCTGCTGGCCCTGCTGGCGCTGCTGATCCTTGCTGCGCTGGCCGCGTTCATGTATGCACGGAGCCTGATGGCGCCGGCAGGCGGCGGGCCCTACACCCTGGAAGTCAAACCCGGCGATACCCTTTCGGCGGTCTCGCGAACCCTGCAGGAGCGCAAGATCGTGAAAAATGCCGACGCGCTGAGACTGCTGATGCGCCAGAACGGGACGGCGGGACGCCTCAAGGAAGGGCTGTACGACCTCAACGGGCAGATGGACCTTTCACAGGTTGCTGAGAAACTGGCCGGGCCAGCGCGGATTCCGGTTGTAAATGTCACCATTCCCGAAGGCCGGCGCATCAAGGACCTGCCGGCCATCTTTGCCCGTGCGGGCTTTGACGCGGCCGGAGTACGCGCTGCCCTCAACGACCCGAGCCTGAGCCCGTACACCAAGGGCAAGCAGCCGGATCTGGAAGGCTTCGTGTTTCCGGATACCTACCAGTTCCGGCCCAAGGAAACGCCGCGCAAAATCGTCCAGACCCTGCTTGACCGTATGAACACCGAGTTCACTCCGGAAAATGTGGCGCGGGCCAAGGCGCTGGGATTGGGGGTGCGTGACTGGGTCATCCTGGGCAGCATGGTCCAGGCCGAGGCTGCCAATGACAGCGAGATGCCGGTCATTGCTGGCGTGTTCCTGAACCGTCTGCGAGACGGCATTGCGCTGGGAAGCGATCCCACCGTGGCGTATGGCCTGGGCAAGGACCTGCCCGAGCTTGACCGCAGCGCCGGAGACTTCACCAAGGACACGCCCTACAACACCTATACCCGTGGCGGGCTGCCGGCAGGGCCGATCAACAACCCCGGCCAGGCCGCGCTGAACAGCGTCCTGAATCCCGAGCGCAAGCTGGCCGATGGCCGCGACGCGGTTTATTTCCTGCACGCTGACAACGGCAAGATCTACGTCAATCACACTTATGCAGAGCATCTGCGCGACAACGCCCGTTACCGCTGAAGCAGACGTCTGTGGAGAGAAGGGGCTGCCTGGCAGGCAGCCCCTTCTCTCCTGTCTCCCCCTAAACTCTGGCCATGGCCCCCTTTCTCAGACGCCGCAACGCCCTATGGCTGGCGCTCCGGAGGGCTGAGCCCGGGTCAGCACCCTTCGACGAGGCGCTGCTGGAACTGTCACAGCTGACCGGATGGGATCGCGTGCGCATCCTGGCTGGTCTGGGCCTGTTCCAGGAGGAAGCGGAAGAGGATGTTGATCCCAGCACAAAGGAGCCGACATAGGCGTCGGCTCCGGAAGAGGTCAAGCGTCTGCGTTGTTTCGTTGTTGAACGTCTGGCAGCCAGAACGGGATCACCGCCGGCTCATCCCTCACTGCTGCTGCTTCAGCCCTCGGTGGATGAGCCAGGGCGTGTGGTCCACTGAGGCTCGGGCTCGATGTTCTCGGCGGGTGCCTTGCCCGGCTCCAGGCCGCTGGAACTGGCCGTCTGCAGGGGCGTGACGCTCATGCCCTGCGCACACTCGATCTGGCAGGACAGTCTCGCGGTGCCCAGCAGGCCCTTTTCGGTGAGCTTGTCGTACTCGGCGACCGTCATGGCGTCCGGTTCACCCTCGTCAAAGGACACCCGGCACGTGGTGCAGCGTGCCACCCCGCCGCAGCGGTGCAGCATATCCACCCCACCACGCTCCAGTGCCAGCACCAGCCGCTCGCCTTCCTGTGCCTGAATCTCGCCGAAGCCGGTCACCGTAATCGTCACGCCCTGAGTCATGGTCCCAGCATCGCACGTCCGGAGTCTGCGGCGCGTCTGCCCGCGTCTTTATCTGCTCGGAACCAGCTGCCAGGCCTCTACATCCAGCAGGCCACGCGGCGTGAGCTTCAGGGAAGGAATCACGGTCAGTCCCAGGAAGCTCAAAGTAGTCACCGGGTAGGGCAGGGTGCAGCCCAGCGCCCTTGTAGCGGCGGTCACACGTGCCAGACCTGCCGCTGCTTCCTGCGGCGCCTCGCCAGTCATCAGGCCCGCGAAGGGCAGCGGCAGGCTCGCACGGACCTCGCCGTCAGATACCACCACGAGACCGCCGCCCAGGGCTTCCAGAGCGCGCCCGGCCATCCGGACGTCCGTGTCTGACCCGCCCAGGAACGCAGCATGATGGGCGTCGTGCAGCACGCTGATGCCCAGGGTGCCTCCTGTCAGGCCGGAGCCGGCTGTCCAGCAGGCTGACCATT is a window of Deinococcus deserti VCD115 DNA encoding:
- a CDS encoding carbohydrate kinase family protein, with the protein product MKPLVSLGDLAWDVLAKPDSMLLPGGDTTGRLELSGGGSAANVAVWAQRSGYPATFIGKIGQDHFGELAMAGLRAEGVEAEVIASHEHPTGVILALIDRRGQRAMLTSQGADWDLLPTELPVATLEGARHLHLTAWSLFRDPPRAAALRAARLARAAGATLSLDPGSFQMIQQMGRETFLEVVDGVPFDVIFPNDDEARAMSGEREHGRALDWLRERYPEALVVLKMDEEGALLEGPTTPRTHVPATPDTAVDATGAGDAFGGAFLASWLQHGDPVRAAHLAVQVGGWVVARFGARPATDADLQARLQAVLA
- the gatB gene encoding Asp-tRNA(Asn)/Glu-tRNA(Gln) amidotransferase subunit GatB: MSYQAVIGLEVHLQLKTRTKIFSSCPAEYHGAEPNTFTDPLTLGLPGTLPTLNREAVELAMMFGLSLNCDVSGFTQFHRKNYFYPDAPKNFQLSQYDRPIARDGFLDIGSERVRIKRAHLEDDAGKLTHPTYAPYSLLDLNRAGTPLIEMVTEADITGAEQARAFLETVQAIAQALGVSDATPEEGKMRCDVNISLHRAGEPWGTKVEVKNLNSFRSVARAIEYEVSRQTRVLGAGGRITQDTLGWDEGGQKTFVMRTKEGEADYRYFPEPDLPPLDITPEWIERIRARMPELPAQKRERYLSTGVRAAEAQTLSLNVALSRFYDEALRAGPAGQQPDAQKLANWLLTDVAGHLAAQDQNITQSALKASHLAALVRLIDAGTISGRVAKDLLPEVMQGQDPETLVQERGLSVVTDTAAIDAAIDAAMAADPGTVDKVRAGNTKAMNALFGPVMKAMGGQAKPEVVRERLTRKLGL
- the mltG gene encoding endolytic transglycosylase MltG yields the protein MTRMHKRGMPLWAKLLLALLALLILAALAAFMYARSLMAPAGGGPYTLEVKPGDTLSAVSRTLQERKIVKNADALRLLMRQNGTAGRLKEGLYDLNGQMDLSQVAEKLAGPARIPVVNVTIPEGRRIKDLPAIFARAGFDAAGVRAALNDPSLSPYTKGKQPDLEGFVFPDTYQFRPKETPRKIVQTLLDRMNTEFTPENVARAKALGLGVRDWVILGSMVQAEAANDSEMPVIAGVFLNRLRDGIALGSDPTVAYGLGKDLPELDRSAGDFTKDTPYNTYTRGGLPAGPINNPGQAALNSVLNPERKLADGRDAVYFLHADNGKIYVNHTYAEHLRDNARYR
- a CDS encoding 2Fe-2S iron-sulfur cluster-binding protein, which gives rise to MTQGVTITVTGFGEIQAQEGERLVLALERGGVDMLHRCGGVARCTTCRVSFDEGEPDAMTVAEYDKLTEKGLLGTARLSCQIECAQGMSVTPLQTASSSGLEPGKAPAENIEPEPQWTTRPGSSTEG
- a CDS encoding ATP-binding protein, with the protein product MSLILGRERDTESLLRMLNEGARLITLRGPGGIGKTTLALHLMHQLQHQYDHVLHVDLSALNSPEQVLATIASQLPHPERQHTPLRAIAEFTSGTRLLLVLDNFEHLTGAAAHVAEVLEATSTLRIIVTSRTALHLHEEHEYPLGPLTLPDPQTRVEDSSAAQLFEQRARLVQPGFELNHQNRQDVKQLVHALEGVPLAIELAASRLRTYALPDLLVQLEHPLAFLKADFHDRPQRLRSLRAAVEWSYDLLSLEDRELFECCSVFEGSFTPDALAYVWGAENELDRVGSLIEQSFLSRVDAPGTRWKMLQPLRELAQEKLRDHPQAETWRERHARYYLSMTEIMRRSTSGRTPADAQERLLPDYANMRAGLIWAIERQQAEVALRYLHGIVLIWVPFGLLSDGHLLSQRALALPARGLEHLRPQALHTAVECLLTLNHQPEALAACARELCAASREAGDIYQELNGLRSLAIAEHWAGRSAESLRMNQDVIERCAQLIAHSENQDAASLDQLRTNSAYAMNNSVFSLLELGQYDQALGYATSARDQLLKLGHHDAETRNTLVGHAHYHLGRWLAAAESYLSSLDFSLRRGYWVHARNAARGFGMVVAATGDDALAVRLTAFADRLSLPHHSRYIESMQAQVLSQLHDRLGEVAYQQAWREGAQWTPEEARRAAAAFAQTLKDMETPSAPTHAPAALDTPELTTREREVLILLVQGHPDRRIAKLLNISPGTASKHVGNMLGKLGLRNRVDLARWALERGIRT